The Microbacterium foliorum genome has a window encoding:
- a CDS encoding CDP-glycerol glycerophosphotransferase family protein produces the protein MASFSFGSGNAAKLLRIPVYLAGRVGTSVVPRGSRWVFGCGAGIGDGALALQRHAAALGHDTLWLTSSDREDADAAALGLRTVRKHGLRGWWATARAGVVVVTHGLGDANRYAIAGAFVVQLWHGIPLKRIGLDSPATTQVPDVPGAAVLRRLVEFLYRRAAQRIRVLPAASHRSRGRLESAFGLGDDRVVVTGEPRVDVLSAADPDERRATASLVLDRALGEPRRSSRTILYAPTWRDGAPDPAIPDAGQWVRIIRMLEDHDAVLLVRSHPLGEGGYAPPLPTRRVKTLGSHVLADVTPILPAVDLLITDYSSLAYDVGLLAMPVLYLAPDVAEYGRTRGFYGRFRDVAGDEWAADWDAAVAQMSALLDDDDVFAAAAERSATLSAEMHAFRDGRNTQRVYEKIRARGVAAPKGAV, from the coding sequence GTGGCGTCCTTCTCTTTCGGCTCCGGCAATGCGGCCAAGCTGCTGCGGATCCCGGTCTACCTCGCCGGTCGCGTCGGTACGTCCGTCGTACCGCGCGGCTCACGCTGGGTGTTCGGATGCGGCGCCGGCATCGGAGACGGCGCGCTCGCGCTGCAACGGCACGCTGCGGCGCTGGGCCACGACACGCTCTGGCTCACGTCCTCGGATCGTGAGGATGCCGATGCCGCCGCCCTGGGCCTGCGCACCGTGCGCAAGCACGGGCTGCGCGGGTGGTGGGCGACCGCGCGGGCCGGCGTCGTCGTGGTGACCCACGGCCTGGGCGATGCGAACCGCTACGCGATCGCCGGCGCATTCGTCGTGCAGCTCTGGCACGGCATCCCCCTCAAACGGATCGGGTTGGACTCGCCCGCCACGACGCAGGTTCCCGACGTTCCGGGTGCGGCGGTGCTGCGACGCCTCGTCGAGTTCCTTTACCGTCGGGCGGCACAGCGCATCCGCGTGCTCCCGGCCGCGTCGCATCGATCCCGTGGACGCCTCGAGTCGGCGTTCGGCCTCGGCGACGATCGGGTGGTCGTGACCGGTGAGCCACGCGTCGACGTGCTCTCGGCAGCGGATCCCGACGAGCGGCGGGCGACGGCATCCCTCGTCCTCGACCGTGCACTCGGGGAACCCCGGAGGTCCTCCCGCACGATCCTCTACGCGCCCACCTGGCGCGACGGCGCGCCCGACCCCGCGATACCGGATGCAGGGCAGTGGGTGCGGATCATCCGGATGCTGGAGGATCACGATGCCGTGCTCCTCGTCCGCTCGCATCCGCTGGGCGAGGGCGGGTACGCGCCTCCGTTGCCGACCAGGCGGGTGAAGACGCTCGGTTCTCATGTGCTCGCCGACGTGACCCCGATACTGCCGGCGGTCGACCTGCTGATCACCGACTACTCCTCGCTCGCGTACGACGTCGGGCTCCTGGCGATGCCGGTGCTCTATCTCGCCCCCGACGTCGCCGAGTACGGCCGCACCCGGGGGTTCTACGGTCGTTTCCGCGACGTGGCGGGCGACGAGTGGGCCGCGGACTGGGATGCCGCGGTTGCGCAGATGTCGGCCCTGCTGGACGACGACGACGTGTTCGCCGCCGCCGCAGAGCGTTCCGCTACGCTCAGCGCGGAGATGCATGCATTCCGCGATGGGCGCAACACCCAGCGGGTGTACGAGAAGATTCGCGCGCGCGGTGTCGCCGCGCCGAAGGGAGCAGTATGA
- a CDS encoding CDP-glycerol glycerophosphotransferase family protein, with amino-acid sequence MTTARIDDAAETLVIAGTGPRPSSAELIGPRASVAARITGGGKTWKATVPLRASRWGGPELPLPAGDYEIRIPGVDLGGLALAPEVLSGVRIAVRGGTAVIAAPVDPAYETPEGQATLEGRYLAHAGGTENAVFFESFYGRTVGCNPQAIDRALAAAAPAVVRYWSVADLSVAVPHGAIAVVEGSPEWWRARASVRLLVVNDWLRRRFARKPGQKVLQTWHGTPLKRLALHRPGFDLRRMAAVVKESRRWDVLLAQNAYSERILRKAYAFFGRPIWVEGYPRDDVLVTGDAAAIRADLGIGADERVLLYAPTWRDDRAAMVDFVDAEALARQTDSVVLVRGHSRTIDTDRDRAGARVIDVTGYPETSKLLLAADALITDYSSVMFDFSVTGKPMFFLVPDLDHYRGQLRGFYFDLESRAPGPLVRSQEELVTALADPTLTEAFAQRYAAWRAQFNTRDDGHAAERVVARILDQGYVTR; translated from the coding sequence ATGACCACGGCCCGGATCGATGATGCGGCGGAGACGCTGGTCATCGCAGGGACAGGTCCGCGTCCCTCCAGCGCCGAACTGATCGGACCGCGCGCCAGTGTCGCCGCTCGGATCACCGGCGGAGGCAAGACGTGGAAGGCGACCGTCCCGCTTCGTGCGTCGCGCTGGGGCGGGCCCGAGCTGCCGCTCCCGGCCGGGGACTACGAGATCCGCATCCCGGGCGTGGACCTCGGCGGTCTCGCGCTCGCACCGGAGGTGCTGTCCGGCGTGCGGATAGCGGTCCGCGGTGGCACGGCCGTCATCGCGGCTCCGGTCGATCCCGCCTACGAGACTCCTGAAGGCCAGGCGACCCTCGAGGGGCGCTACCTCGCGCACGCCGGCGGAACCGAGAACGCGGTGTTCTTCGAGAGCTTCTACGGGCGCACCGTCGGGTGCAATCCGCAGGCCATCGATCGGGCGCTCGCCGCAGCAGCGCCGGCGGTCGTGCGCTACTGGAGCGTTGCCGATCTCTCGGTGGCGGTTCCGCACGGTGCCATCGCGGTCGTCGAGGGCAGCCCGGAGTGGTGGCGCGCTCGCGCCTCCGTCCGGCTCCTCGTCGTCAACGATTGGCTGCGCCGACGGTTCGCCCGCAAACCGGGTCAGAAGGTGCTGCAGACCTGGCACGGCACTCCGTTGAAGCGGCTCGCGCTGCATCGTCCGGGTTTCGACCTGCGTCGCATGGCAGCCGTCGTGAAGGAGTCGCGCCGCTGGGACGTCCTGCTCGCGCAGAACGCGTATTCGGAGCGCATTCTCCGCAAGGCATACGCCTTCTTCGGACGCCCCATCTGGGTCGAGGGGTACCCCCGCGACGATGTGCTGGTGACGGGGGACGCGGCGGCGATCCGTGCCGATCTCGGAATAGGCGCCGACGAACGCGTGCTGCTCTACGCGCCCACCTGGCGCGACGACCGCGCGGCGATGGTCGACTTCGTCGACGCGGAGGCACTCGCTCGCCAGACGGACTCCGTCGTGCTCGTCCGCGGCCACTCCCGCACGATCGACACCGATCGCGACCGCGCCGGCGCTCGTGTGATCGACGTCACCGGATACCCCGAGACGTCGAAGCTGCTGCTCGCCGCCGACGCCCTGATCACGGACTACTCCTCGGTGATGTTCGACTTCAGTGTGACGGGCAAGCCGATGTTCTTCCTCGTACCCGACCTCGACCACTACCGCGGCCAGCTGCGCGGGTTCTACTTCGACCTCGAGAGCAGGGCGCCCGGCCCGCTGGTCCGCTCGCAGGAGGAGCTGGTCACCGCGCTGGCCGATCCCACGCTCACGGAGGCCTTCGCGCAGCGGTACGCGGCGTGGCGCGCTCAGTTCAACACCCGCGACGA